CGATCTCTATCGGAAATTCACCCGCGACTACGGCGATTTCACCAACCAAGTGCGGGTCGTCGCCCATTCGCCCGAGGCGTTTCGGCATCTCTACGGATTGATCGACGACTGGCGCCGCACCGGGACGCTCCCTCGTCGGCTGGTGGAAATTGCGGTGATCACCGCAAGCCGGATCAACCAATGCGCCTATTGCGTCGGCCATCATGGCGCGGCGCTGATCGACCTCGGCATTCCGGCGGAAACGGTCGACAAGATACTCGATCCCGAGCCGCCGGGCCTCGACGCGAAAGAGCGCTTGGTCCGCGACTACGCCCGCTTGGTCACCGAGCGCGCCTGGGGCATCCGCGACGCGGTGTTCGCGGACCTAAAACGCCAATTCACCGACCAACAGATCGTCGAGCTGACCGTGCGCATCGGTATCTGCATTCTGTTCAACAAATTGAACCAGGCGCTCGGCCTCGACATGGAACCAGACGTCGAAGCTGCGGCGCGGGAGCGGCGCATCGGCCTTCCTTCGGCCGGCGACGACCGCACGCGCTGAC
The sequence above is drawn from the Rhodospirillales bacterium genome and encodes:
- a CDS encoding carboxymuconolactone decarboxylase family protein, with amino-acid sequence MARVSDIPESSVAEPLRDLYRKFTRDYGDFTNQVRVVAHSPEAFRHLYGLIDDWRRTGTLPRRLVEIAVITASRINQCAYCVGHHGAALIDLGIPAETVDKILDPEPPGLDAKERLVRDYARLVTERAWGIRDAVFADLKRQFTDQQIVELTVRIGICILFNKLNQALGLDMEPDVEAAARERRIGLPSAGDDRTR